AGCTGCAGCGGCAGCTTGCTGCCTCTAGAGGGCGCAGCTCGAGGTTCCGCTGTAGTCTCGGCCGGCCCACCTGAGCGGCCAGGTGAGGCGGCGGCCTCGGGCGGCGCAGCATCCGCAGCGGGGGCAAATCTTCcctggaggagagaggaggaggcggctgcCCTCCTGAGGTTCCTTCCAGGCacccaaatgtcttgggccggcccttaCCTGGTAACAAAGTTTAACCCCTTGGGGGAAACAAGCCTCTGGCTCTTTTAGTACTTGTGAAAAAGAAGTATATAAAAGTATACAGAAGCAGCGCTCCATGAGAGTTACCAGAATGCTTTCTTGGGTTTAGActgagaataatagaattgtaataataataagagcgtACTCGGTTGAGTTGGCAAAAATGAGAGAAAAACTGAGACGTAATACTAATCAAACTTTTATTAAGAAATGGGGCACGTACAAAAAATAGCTTAAGGATTACTGTAATAACATGACGTCAGTGGCAGGACTTGAATGACTCCTGTGGTATGATGGATAATTATAAGAGAACATCATATTGAtgaaaattaagaaaaagaaaatggaaattaataGTGCGCTAGATAGACTAAGTGGTAAATACATGATGGGGTGGTGGGAAGTCGTTGGAGACTCAAGAAAAACGTACTGTGGTGTGAGgtaacaaatattattattttcttttccttttttcctgattaatccttttgtttgttactgtacTTCTTTTTAAtctcaataaagcattaaaaagcaaaaaaagaagaattgtagtagcaataataataataataatattaataattatttctaccccgcccatctggctgtgtttctccatccacttttggcagttcccaaaaaaatattaaaaacatgataaaacatcaaactttaaaaaaaaaaagttggaagggactccttgCATTGAAAAGCAGCATTTCATGCTGGCATCTCTAGCTCAGTACTACAGGAAACGGTGAGGCAGAGCTTGAAATGAAACTACCTTCCCATTTTAACATGGAAATTTTGGGGGCTGACTGCCTAATGTAGTTTTCTTTTTGCATATTTAACTGGCATTGAATGTGAAATAGTTATTTCTGAGGGTGTTTAATATGCCAGTGTTTAACCTAACTAGAACATCTTCCCTCTGAAGCTAATGTCTATGTATGGCTGGAGTAAAGGATAAGGTCAGTCTGGCTAATCCAGCATTGGCCAGTAAAATGCTTCTAGTTTGCACGGCTTGAAGGTCCAGATCAGATACTTAGGTATCCAGTGTCTAAATACAggaccctaaggaagttagattagcttcaatcagagccagggccttttcaactctggctccagcctggtggaacgctctatctctggatctgatttctttccgcagggcctgtaagacagagttgttccgcctggcctttggattggagccaatttgattccctccctccctccctctctttcttttttcttttccttctcctcctgcgatgaggctacgttttaatattttaatgtttcattattttaatgttgtattttaattttgttttaagttgtaatcattcaacttgtttttattattgcttgtaagccgctctgagcccggccttggctggggagggcggggtataaataaaaattattattattattacttgcttTTTGCAGCGGACTTACCCATACAATGTGAATATATGGTAGTTTCTTCTTTTAATATTGAAGGTGCCGTTGCAACACATTAGACCAGCCAGCAATTTTTTATTGAGCAAGACTGCCAAGGAAGCCACAACACCATTAAATGAATGATTCACCCCCTGTTATTCACCCCAGTTTCTAGCAGTTAACAGCAAAGGCACAGCCTGAGCAAAATCTTCCAATACCTGAATACCTGATCATCCCGGATAATAGTTGTTGACAGCAGTACTTCCTGCTGTCTGATTGCTTTTATGATTAGCTTTTAATTAATACATGACTATGACATTTTGATATCAGCTTCCGTGGATGCCTCACTGCTGATTCACAATTTTTATATGCGCAATGCACATGATGGGGTACACCTTCCATGCGTCACAGAGCCACAACCAATCACAGCTTTCAGCAGGTGTCCACTGTTGGTCGCTGGATGTGTCTGGGGGTGTCCCTCCCTTTCCCATCTGAAGTCCCCAAGCATCAAACACTGCTGTACTGCATTTTTGGGGTTTAGCTTCTTTTGCTGATGATGTAGCCAACTTAGTGTGGCCAGGGTGTTTCATCACATGCAGAAGACTCTCAGCTTTCAATTGGGTTTTATTCCAGTATGTGAAGCCTATGTATGGTCAAAGCACGTTGGGTTCAAAGGAGGGTGGGATTGTCAGTCTTTTCCCCCCTCAGACACCTAAATCCTTTCTGCCctctcttatttttttatttgccaagCATTTAAAGCTTGAATGCACAACAGTTAAATGTACATAAGTTGCAAGTCACTTGTAGTGCATGTTCTGTCTCTTTTGTTGTATTCTATTGCAACTTCAATGAACGAATAGCTTGTTAAGTACGGTAACTTAATGCTGGAGTCTGCCTTAGAAGATTCTTTGTTCAAAAACAGCCACTTTAAAGTCAGTAGCAATAAATGGATACAAAACCTGACATCAGAAggggtaactacagtggtacctcgggttacatacgcttcaggttacagactccgctaacccagaaatagtacctcaggttaagaactttgcttcaggatgagaacagaaatcgttctccggcagcgcagcaggaggccccattagctaaagtggtgcttcagggtaagaacagtttcaggttaagaagggacctccggaacgaattaagtacttaacccgaggtaccactgtattcagaagtccCTGGGAGAAAACTGCAAGCTTTCAGGACACTCCTGTTACTAACCTTAAAATGGCAATTTTCGAACACAGGAACGTCAAGATCAAGCATGAAAATGCTAAATTACAACAAGCTGATAATACTGTAGGGGATTTGTGACAACAGCATCCTCTGAAATGCTGGAACGAAATAATCTTTTCCAATCCAGGTGGGACTGTGTTTAaatttattacaatcaagcaatcATTTTatatgtatgctgcctttccaaaaaCCATGTTCAAGGAGGCTGAcaacatataaaaaatacatatctacaaaacataacaaaagtcgtcataaacaatgaacaaaacatcaaaaagtacccAAATGAAATGTTTTCCCCGCCCCATTGGTTGGACGTAGCCAATGAAGGACGAATCGTTcgcaagagaaaaagaaaaatggccgCCTGGCTGCAAGAGGATTACATGTATTGAGTAAGTTGTAACTCTTTCTGACCTTTCTTGCCCCCACAATGTCGCAGCAGCACGTGCTCCCCCAGAGCAAGGAAACCCTCCTTCAGTCTTACAACAAGAGGCTGAAAGATGACATCAAGTCTGTCATGGATAACTTCACAGAGATAATCAAAACGGCAAAGATTGAGGAAGAAACTCAAGTTTCTCGGGCAACCCAAGGCAAGCAGGACAACTATGAGATGCATGTCAGAGCTGCAAATATTGTTCGGGCTGGCGAGTCTCTTATGAAGCTTGTCTCTGACCTAAAACAGTTCCTGATcctcaatgacttcccttccgtCAACGAAGCCATCAACCAGCGGAACCAGCAGTTGCGCAGCCTTCAGGAGGAATGCGACAAGAAGCTTACTGCCCTGCGTGATGAGATCTCCATAGACCTCTATGAGCTGGAGGAAGAATATTACTCTTCCAGGTACAAATGAAGCCATGGACGGTTCCCCTGTAGTAACCACAACAATTTCCTGTTtctgacattgggggggggggcgggttgtgtgtgaaaacaacaacaactgtccttgttttaaaaagcatccCTAAATTCTCAGCATCCCAAAGAATCCTGCCCCCAAAGCAGTTTTATTGAGTACTTTATGTTTGGCGTGAGAGGTGGCTGTTTTGGAGGGCAAGTGCGCCATGTCACTAGGACTTTCTGCATGGAGATGTGGAGATCTGCCCCCTCATCGACACTGTGATTTTGTCAGCTAAATGACTTCCAAACAGGAACAGGTATTGGATCTTGAACTGCCCAGAGTGCCCTAATCACTAGTCAGTGTAAatggcaatcctaaccatgtctactcagaagtcaggaccggatttaggtttgaataagccctaagctactgaaggtaatggggccctttatatgtccagctggtttttgtgttgaatatatgctatacagtcatacttcgggttacagacgcttcaggttgcggttttttgggttacggaccgccgaaacccggaagtaccggaacgggttacttctgggtttcggcagtcgcacatgcgcagaagcgctaaatagtgctttgcacatgcacagaagcgccgaatcgcgacccgcgcgtgcgcagacacgctGCAGTGGCTTGCGAATGTGCATACCGCACGGaccacgttcacaacccgagcgtccactgtatggcaatttatggacctaataggtatctaaagccatttgcacataacaaaatatgtattttatcaaagtacatccagtcccccccccctttaaatattttggagacc
The sequence above is a segment of the Podarcis muralis chromosome 4, rPodMur119.hap1.1, whole genome shotgun sequence genome. Coding sequences within it:
- the LOC114596598 gene encoding mediator of RNA polymerase II transcription subunit 22-like isoform X1 — protein: MSWAGPYLQHVLPQSKETLLQSYNKRLKDDIKSVMDNFTEIIKTAKIEEETQVSRATQGKQDNYEMHVRAANIVRAGESLMKLVSDLKQFLILNDFPSVNEAINQRNQQLRSLQEECDKKLTALRDEISIDLYELEEEYYSSRYK
- the LOC114596598 gene encoding mediator of RNA polymerase II transcription subunit 22-like isoform X2; amino-acid sequence: MSWAGPYLHVLPQSKETLLQSYNKRLKDDIKSVMDNFTEIIKTAKIEEETQVSRATQGKQDNYEMHVRAANIVRAGESLMKLVSDLKQFLILNDFPSVNEAINQRNQQLRSLQEECDKKLTALRDEISIDLYELEEEYYSSRYK